tttttgtatttttcattttatattttttttatgttttacttcTTTTTTAAACATGACACCACCAACAAACACCAACCCAACAATCAACCACATAATCAAACACCACCCATCCTCCCAACCATAACCAacataaaaccaaaaatatgtacAAACTATACACAAGAGAGAATACCACCTGATTAATAATAGCGCGGTCCTGGAGGTCCAAAGATAGATGACATCATATCATTCCACTCTCCAAATCCGAATGCGCCGCTGCTACTCCCTGCTTGTTGTTGCGCTCCCTCCTGTTGCCTTGGGTCAAGCCATTGAGAATGGTGGAGTGGTGGAGTCGGATATGAAATGCTACCATCATAAGGCGGCAATGAAGCAtagtccacatgttgtggatcctcaacaaccggccttccggcatgccaatccgcatgcatCCGCCTCATTTGATCATCATGATATCTATTATTAGTATCCACCTCTCGAGAGTATGCGAAGGTACGGTTCCACGCCTCTTGGCGATCGAAACTATGTTTTAACGCCCGCTCCAAACTGGCGCTATTCCGCGTGTTTTGATCAAATAATGACCTCTCCGACCCCGACCATGTGTCAAAAATAGACGCCGGAGGACGTTGACTTTCGATCACCTCTTGCATTGAACCACTATAAGCCCACCCCGGCTCATAAGATTGCTGCGCATAGTCGTAGAACATACCACCATGACCTCTACCAAAACCCCCTAGACCAACATTTGCACCACCATGCGGCTCGTCCGCATAATCCTCGTCCCCACTCGGAACCACTTCTTCATCACTTTCCGGCTCATCCGGCTCTCCCGGTAACAACTCTCTTGCACCCAATTTTAATGCCCTCCACCTTTGACCTTCCGATTTCAACTTATGATAACGTTCCAACTGAGTATACGTCCAAACATTCCCCAACCTATCCAATGTAAAAGGCTGGTGCCTTTTTGTCAAACCTCGGTCTTCGGATGTTAGCGCTTTCTGTTGTTTCATCAAACCCGTAATTATTCGACAATACGGGACGATGTCTCTTCCATACTTGTTCCGGCAGATCCATAAGTGGTGTATGATAAGGTAACGTATCGGGAAGCGTGGGGACCCATGCATCAACGAATAAAGAACGGGTATCTCCGGGTACCTCACATGTTCTTTGTCTCCCCTTCTTGGAATGACATTGAGAAGGCAGATTGTATGCAGCAATTTAGCTTCAATCTTCAAGTTCTTCCGGTATAGAATACCACTGTATCTACCGGGTAAAAACAATGCTGCCAACATGTCGTTCCACCTAACATGCTTTTCCGGTTTAAGCAATAGGTCATCAAGTGTGGGAACCATGTACTCTCGAGATGGGAGACTGTCATACTTTCCAAGCCTCTTCAGTGTATCATACGACATCTCCACCGGTACCCCATGTACCTCTCCGATCAACTTCATTTGTGATGGCTTGTTAAAGTTGTGACATTTTAAGGTTGCCATCCACTCTTGAATCTCTGTCATAAACAGGTTACTCTTGTCTTTGTCGAAGCATTTAAGCGCCCCTTCCCAACCTAGAGCGCGAAATTTAGCAAACACCCCAAACTGGCCAAATTGGGGCTCATCAACTTCTTTCTCACAAATAAAAGCGGCTGCCTTGTTTTTCAACTTATTCATGCAATCATTGTAAAGTGTTGGCTGCCAAACCTCGGGTTGATCATCCAAAGACCCCGAGTTCCATACCGGCTTTTCACTCGGGTCTAACTCCATCTCTTCTTCGCCTTCACTTTCGCTTTCACTAACCCTACCCATATATTGCCTCTTTCTTGGTGGTTGCTCCTTTTGTTTGCCCTTGCCTTTTGATGAAGACGAACTTGATCCCGCTTGTTCTTTTGTCCTAGCCATTTCCTACACACATGAGACAAGCAACAAAAGCAAACACCAAATTAAACCCTCTCTTCAaaatcatccccacacttgcttgttatcatggttgtagatgttagtgaaccaaaagtatctcaaaaatttttcaaaaattgggcatgatgtctctacaatgtagaacatcccaaaagttcactactttaaccacaaatcctacatctacaaccaaaACCATGTTCAAATAAgcaatttcataatcatatcttaacAACAAGCAAGTGGGCATGAACAAGTAACCTAAATCCCTTACTTTTCACAATGTAGCACCAAAATATACACAATAAGCTTTCATACCTTTGTTTCAAGATGCAAGAGTGCTTGTGAAACCGAAAACTCCAAAACCCCCAAATAATCTCGAACTAGGGTTTCAAATTCGGGCCCTAAAAGTGCGTTTTCTCAGAGATCTTTCGTCAAAATCAACAATcttgtgaaaaattagtcaagttAGACCAAAATTTCACTTGATTTGGACAAAAATTGAAGGGTTTATGAAAGATTGAAGGTAGAAGAAACTATGGAGGTTTTTGGGTTTGTTTGAGAGAGAGATGATGGTGATGGAAGAGTGTGGAATGCAAAGAATGTGTGGCTGGGGTTAAAGTCATGTGATGttgtttattatattttttattttttttttcttatttgcgGAACCCCAAACGACCGACACCAAATTTCtgcgtaccgtaatttacggtctcaccgtaaattacggtgagacctgaaCATCAATTTTTGCACCGTAACACAGTAGACTTCTACCGTAAAGCCCAAACATTTCCAacttccaccgtaaattacggtatgaccgtaatttacggtgaacaCTGAACATCAAATCTCCGCCGTAACTCAGTAGAGTCTTACCGTAAAGCCCAACACATTTGAacaaccaccgtaaattacggccataccgtaatttacggtgaataCTGGGCATCTTTGATTCGCCAAAATTCGAgtttttatgtaaaactttttagatttttttaacttttttcgatttttttatgttttttaattttttcaaaaacttgtaaaaattaccctaccccctcaaaaatcccgtgttgtcctcaacacaatgtaagagcaattcgtgacccgaacatccccacacttgtttcaaacacgggTTTCGAAGAAATACGGCAATTGTGCACACTatacaaaacaaataaaacaaaatactACTATATACACTACtgaacctgggcctctcatggttgttcctcatcgaccgggcgtaagatgtagcccgctttgtcaagctccaagttgttgatgtcatttccctccaagtacggcttcaagcggtgaccgttcaccgtttgttgtttcaatgtttgcTCGTCTTGGATGTCTACATCACCAAATCGCCCAACTCTTCGAATAACatacggacccatccatttgcttttaagcttgcCCGCGAACATCTTCAATCGTGAGTTGTACAACCAAACTTTCTGCCCCACTTCGAACGTTTTCTTGCGCAATTTCGCATCATGCACTTTCTTTAGTTTATCCTTATAAGCCTATGCACATTCGTACGCCTCATCTCGAATCTCTTCTATCTCGCTCAATTGCAACTTTCTCAACTTACCTGCCTCATCGTAATCCGCGTTGACTGTCTTGATCGCCCAATGTGCCCGATGTGccaactccattggcaagtgacaacccttaccatacaccatccggtaaggtgttgtgccaataggagtcttgtaggccgtacggtacgcccacaaagcatcatccaacttgctcgaccaatcctttctatccgttcttaccgtcttcatgaggatctctttgatttgacggttggacacttcgacttgtccactcgtttgcggatggtaaggtgtggcgaCTCGGTGGTTCACGCTATACCTTTTCAATAATTTTCCaaagttgaagttcttgaaatgtgaaccaccatcacttataataacccgcgggattccaaagcgagagaagatgttggattgaacaaatttacaaacaaccgagtGGTCGTTCGTTCGTGTTGCAATAgcctcaatccacttcgagacataatccaccgctACCAAAATATAAAGAAAGCCATTCGAATTCGGAAACGGACCCATAAAATCTAttccccatacatcaaatatctctacaaccaagattggttgtaatggcatctcatcccttttcGATATGCTTCCCATCTTTTGACAATTAATGCAATTCCTGGCAAACTCGATTGCATCCTTGAAaatggtgggccaataaaacccacaagaaAGAACCCGATAGCCCGTTTTATGCCCACTAAAGTGACCCCTGCAAGCGGACGAATGGGCATGAGTTAATATTTCCAACACTTCCGTCTCGGGCACACACCTCcgtataacttgatccggtccGATTTTGAAGAGATCCGgctcatcccaaatgtattgcctcacttggaccatgaattgttgtcgacgctttttggtccaatgagtTGGAATGGCACCCGCGGCTAAATAATTGACATAATGAGCGTACCACGGTGCAACGAAAGTGGAAACGGCTAAAAGTTGCTCATCGGGGAaactttcattgatttcactCACATCATCGGTCCCCtccaccggaatccgagacaaaTGATCTGCTACTACATTCTCGCTTCCCTTCTTGTCTCGGATCTCTAGATCAAACTCTTGTAATAATAagacccaccgaatcaaacgcggCTTCGCATCttttttctccatcaagtaccggaccgcactatgatccgaataaaccactaccttgcttccccaaatatacgagcgaaacttatccaaagcatacaccaccgctagtaattccttctcggttgtggtgtagttaagttgcgcttcggataaagttttgcttgcatagtaaataaccaccggtttcttgtcaacccgttgacccaaaactgcaccaatagtggtgtcgctcgcatcacacattatctcgaatggctttgaccaatcgggtggttgcaaaataggtgccttgaccaagtgttccttcaaaacagtgaaagcttgcatacactcgttagtgaaatcaaatgggacatcttttaataacaagttacataagggtttggtgataacactaaaacctttaatgaaacgtctataaaaacccgcgtgtcccaagaatgaccttacacccttaacatttttaggaggtggcaaagatgatattacccgtatctttgccttatccacctccatccccctttccgaaatcacatgccccaacacaatgccctcttgcaccatg
This genomic stretch from Helianthus annuus cultivar XRQ/B chromosome 8, HanXRQr2.0-SUNRISE, whole genome shotgun sequence harbors:
- the LOC110871533 gene encoding uncharacterized protein LOC110871533; the encoded protein is MARTKEQAGSSSSSSKGKGKQKEQPPRKRQYMGRVSESESEGEEEMELDPSEKPVWNSGSLDDQPEVWQPTLYNDCMNKLKNKAAAFICEKEVDEPQFGQFGVFAKFRALGWEGALKCFDKDKSNLFMTEIQEWMATLKCHNFNKPSQMKLIGEVHGVPVEMSYDTLKRLGKYDSLPSREYMVPTLDDLLLKPEKHVRWNDMLAALFLPGRYSGILYRKNLKIEAKLLHTICLLNVIPRRGDKEHVRYPEIPVLYSLMHGSPRFPIRYLIIHHLWICRNKYGRDIVPYCRIITGLMKQQKALTSEDRGLTKRHQPFTLDRLGNVWTYTQLERYHKLKSEGQRWRALKLGARELLPGEPDEPESDEEVVPSGDEDYADEPHGGANVGLGGFGRGHGGMFYDYAQQSYEPGWAYSGSMQEVIESQRPPASIFDTWSGSERSLFDQNTRNSASLERALKHSFDRQEAWNRTFAYSREVDTNNRYHDDQMRRMHADWHAGRPVVEDPQHVDYASLPPYDGSISYPTPPLHHSQWLDPRQQEGAQQQAGSSSGAFGFGEWNDMMSSIFGPPGPRYY